A window from Pseudobutyrivibrio ruminis HUN009 encodes these proteins:
- a CDS encoding MFS transporter, with protein MTENLTSNVEKKNIYRKAKNWQIALTTINSGGAMCFYMLLTYASYVANVGYGIATALVGFLLTATRIFDGFINPFIAMLIDKTMTKYGKIRLFLLAGWGLESLAIFMLYIWCSGKGHGIILFTVMYLIYIVGYTMNNVAGMIAGPVMTNDPNQRPIVGVWGTVYNYFAPMIMTVFFTVVLLPRYNNEYTVEMLAACATVTIVISFVFTILACIGISEADKPENFGTDSQGASEKVKVKDMIKLLKSNKALQMYIVAGATDKLAQQTASQSIITTMLFGILIGNMQLSTILNVVAMLPSIAFAIFGAKYAGKHGSKEALYFWSGICMAFSILLAAFMYIVDMRKVTVEILPTAVFFVITLLVNGAKMCVTTATSSMSGDVIDYEMARSGKYMPAVVTGTYNFFDRILSSLGAVLATTLIALIGYTSTMPQPTDTPSLAIKNMTIFIYIGLPFIGWICNLFAMKLSPISKEEMVRIQKKIAEQKAKVK; from the coding sequence ATGACAGAAAATTTAACATCTAACGTAGAAAAAAAGAATATCTATAGAAAAGCAAAAAACTGGCAAATAGCACTTACCACAATAAATTCAGGTGGAGCAATGTGTTTTTATATGCTTTTAACCTATGCTAGTTATGTGGCAAATGTTGGTTATGGAATTGCAACTGCACTTGTTGGTTTTTTGTTGACAGCGACAAGAATATTTGATGGGTTCATTAATCCATTTATAGCAATGTTAATAGATAAGACTATGACAAAATATGGAAAAATTCGTTTATTCTTGCTGGCAGGTTGGGGTTTAGAAAGTTTGGCAATCTTTATGCTCTATATATGGTGCTCAGGAAAAGGCCATGGAATTATTTTATTTACTGTGATGTATTTAATATATATTGTGGGATACACAATGAACAATGTTGCAGGTATGATAGCTGGACCTGTTATGACAAATGATCCAAACCAAAGACCAATCGTTGGTGTGTGGGGAACGGTATATAATTATTTCGCACCAATGATAATGACTGTATTTTTTACTGTTGTCTTACTCCCTAGATACAATAATGAATATACAGTAGAGATGCTTGCAGCATGTGCGACAGTGACAATTGTTATATCATTCGTATTTACGATACTTGCTTGTATTGGTATATCAGAGGCTGATAAGCCAGAAAACTTTGGAACAGATAGCCAGGGCGCAAGCGAAAAGGTAAAAGTAAAAGATATGATAAAGCTGTTGAAATCAAACAAGGCTTTGCAGATGTACATTGTAGCAGGAGCTACTGATAAGCTTGCACAGCAGACTGCTAGTCAATCTATTATTACCACAATGCTATTTGGTATATTGATTGGAAATATGCAATTATCAACAATACTGAATGTAGTTGCAATGCTACCTTCAATTGCTTTTGCAATTTTTGGAGCAAAATATGCAGGTAAACATGGTAGCAAAGAAGCTCTTTATTTTTGGTCAGGAATTTGTATGGCGTTTTCCATATTATTGGCAGCATTTATGTATATTGTTGATATGAGAAAAGTGACTGTTGAAATACTTCCAACTGCCGTATTTTTTGTAATTACATTATTAGTTAATGGCGCAAAGATGTGTGTAACAACAGCTACATCTTCTATGAGCGGAGATGTGATTGATTATGAAATGGCTCGTTCAGGAAAATATATGCCTGCAGTTGTTACAGGAACATACAATTTCTTTGATCGTATTCTTTCATCCCTTGGTGCAGTTTTGGCAACTACACTTATAGCTTTAATTGGCTATACATCAACAATGCCACAGCCAACAGATACACCAAGTCTTGCAATTAAAAATATGACAATATTCATATATATTGGATTACCATTTATTGGCTGGATTTGTAATCTATTTGCAATGAAGCTTTCTCCTATATCTAAAGAAGAAATGGTAAGGATTCAGAAAAAGATAGCAGAACAGAAAGCGAAAGTGAAATAA